Proteins encoded by one window of Akkermansia muciniphila ATCC BAA-835:
- a CDS encoding alkaline phosphatase family protein, with product MTTGNTALAATQYDSGIPRNSVPDRTSDNSAKRVIMISLDGICVEGFQKAHAPSLKGMMSQGAFSLDTRVVMPSVTLPNWTSHLTGSGPEQHGVFNNNWTPANSSYPAVRRDEDGYYPSVFQALKKCQPSCKTAFYYNWKPLAYPFNKKYLDEIKYLANDAYASNYHQAFQFVKKHRYNPTVVFLYSVHTDHAGHKYGWMSREYLQSIEEADQQIGIFFQKLRQEDLFNDTHFLFLTDHGGIGKGHGGTSAAEMIVPWGISGPGIKRNFLISEPNNTTNTAPMLLHLFGGKPLPEWTGKVIESVFPS from the coding sequence ATGACAACGGGCAATACAGCCCTTGCCGCTACACAATATGATTCCGGCATTCCCAGAAATTCCGTACCAGATAGAACTTCCGATAATTCCGCCAAAAGAGTGATCATGATTTCCCTGGACGGTATTTGTGTGGAAGGTTTTCAAAAGGCGCATGCGCCCTCTTTAAAAGGAATGATGTCACAGGGAGCTTTTTCTCTGGATACGCGGGTTGTGATGCCCTCCGTCACGTTACCTAACTGGACCAGTCACTTAACCGGCAGCGGCCCGGAACAGCACGGAGTCTTCAATAATAACTGGACGCCGGCAAATTCCTCCTACCCCGCCGTACGGAGAGACGAAGACGGATATTATCCCTCCGTATTCCAGGCCCTGAAAAAATGCCAGCCTTCCTGCAAAACAGCTTTTTACTATAATTGGAAACCTCTTGCCTATCCGTTCAACAAAAAATACCTGGATGAAATCAAGTACCTGGCAAACGACGCCTATGCTTCCAATTACCATCAGGCTTTCCAATTCGTCAAGAAACACCGCTACAACCCGACTGTGGTTTTTCTCTATTCCGTTCATACAGATCATGCGGGGCACAAATACGGCTGGATGTCCAGAGAATACCTTCAATCTATTGAAGAGGCGGATCAGCAAATTGGAATCTTTTTTCAGAAATTGAGGCAGGAAGACTTATTCAACGATACGCATTTTCTATTTCTGACGGATCATGGGGGAATCGGAAAGGGCCACGGGGGGACGAGCGCAGCGGAAATGATAGTTCCATGGGGAATTTCAGGTCCGGGCATTAAGAGAAATTTCCTGATTTCCGAACCAAACAATACCACCAATACCGCTCCCATGCTTCTTCATTTATTCGGAGGAAAGCCACTACCGGAATGGACGGGGAAAGTCATAGAAAGCGTATTTCCATCATAA